One Bradyrhizobium zhanjiangense DNA segment encodes these proteins:
- a CDS encoding M20 family metallopeptidase translates to MMRFKGIDAFMASSNWFDSQTILDGIRRWVEIETPTEAPEQVNKLISVVAEQYRDLPVTLERVAGVGGCGDHLVARSTWGQDEPGILVLSHLDTVHPMGFINRLPFKVEGDSAFGPGIYDMKGGAYIAHHAFGALCAVGDRSPLGITHMFTSDEEIGSPTSRALIEQEGRKAKYVLVTEPARDGGRIVTGRKGVGRFRVFIKGVPAHAGTRPGDGRSAVRELANVILALEGMNDLKRGVTVNVGVVRGGTRPNVTPEEAYAEVDLRVLSLNDADEFVGKILALTSKTDGVTVEITGELNRPPYEKSNAGAALYEHAKTLAAEIGFELIDTHTGGGSDGNFTAAHTATLDGLGVDGKGAHTHYEQLYISSLAPRARLLHRLYQTLR, encoded by the coding sequence ATGATGCGATTCAAAGGCATAGATGCGTTCATGGCCAGCTCCAATTGGTTCGATTCCCAAACCATTCTCGATGGCATCCGGCGCTGGGTTGAGATCGAGACGCCGACGGAAGCACCTGAACAGGTCAACAAGCTGATCTCCGTGGTCGCGGAGCAATACCGCGATCTGCCCGTGACGCTCGAGCGCGTCGCCGGCGTCGGCGGCTGCGGCGACCATCTCGTGGCGCGTTCGACCTGGGGCCAGGACGAGCCGGGCATCCTGGTGCTGAGCCACCTCGATACCGTTCATCCCATGGGCTTCATCAACCGCCTGCCGTTCAAGGTCGAAGGCGACAGTGCGTTCGGTCCGGGCATCTACGACATGAAAGGCGGCGCCTACATCGCCCATCACGCCTTTGGTGCGCTCTGCGCCGTCGGCGATCGTTCGCCGCTCGGCATCACCCACATGTTCACCTCCGACGAGGAGATCGGCAGCCCGACCTCGCGTGCGCTGATCGAGCAGGAAGGGCGCAAGGCCAAATACGTGCTGGTGACGGAGCCGGCGCGCGACGGCGGCAGGATCGTCACGGGGCGCAAGGGCGTCGGACGCTTCCGAGTCTTCATCAAGGGCGTCCCCGCTCATGCCGGCACGCGACCCGGGGACGGCCGAAGTGCCGTCCGCGAGCTCGCCAACGTGATCCTGGCGCTGGAGGGAATGAACGACCTGAAGCGCGGCGTCACCGTCAATGTCGGCGTGGTGCGCGGCGGCACGCGCCCCAACGTGACGCCGGAAGAGGCCTATGCCGAAGTCGATCTGCGCGTGTTGAGCCTCAACGACGCGGACGAATTCGTCGGCAAGATCCTCGCGCTCACGTCGAAGACCGACGGCGTCACCGTTGAGATCACCGGCGAACTCAATCGTCCGCCTTACGAGAAGAGCAATGCAGGCGCCGCACTCTACGAGCATGCGAAGACACTCGCCGCCGAGATCGGCTTCGAGCTGATCGACACCCACACCGGCGGCGGCTCGGACGGCAATTTCACCGCCGCGCACACTGCGACGCTCGACGGGCTCGGCGTCGACGGCAAGGGCGCGCACACCCATTATGAGCAGCTCTATATCTCGTCGCTCGCGCCGCGCGCGCGGCTGCTCCATCGCCTGTATCAGACGCTGCGATGA
- the ybeY gene encoding rRNA maturation RNase YbeY, translated as MSHSNLPITEVLVVADCWQREPDSETVIQRAVAAAAENVDEDVADAEVAVMLTDDAGIRTLNGNWRGIDKPTNVLSFPALQPEGEWKPGDAPRMLGDIAIAYETMRREADEEHKPFDHHLSHLAVHGFLHLIGYDHENDDDAEEMEALETQILAHLGIPDPYADRPGTN; from the coding sequence ATGTCCCATTCCAACCTACCCATCACCGAGGTCCTCGTCGTCGCCGATTGCTGGCAGCGCGAGCCCGATTCCGAAACCGTGATCCAGCGCGCGGTTGCGGCCGCCGCCGAGAATGTCGACGAAGACGTCGCCGACGCCGAAGTGGCTGTGATGCTGACCGATGACGCCGGCATCCGCACCCTCAACGGCAACTGGCGCGGCATCGACAAGCCGACCAATGTGCTGTCGTTCCCTGCGCTTCAGCCCGAGGGCGAGTGGAAGCCGGGCGATGCGCCGCGCATGCTCGGCGACATCGCGATCGCCTACGAGACCATGCGGCGCGAGGCGGACGAGGAACACAAGCCGTTCGATCATCATTTGAGTCATCTCGCCGTGCACGGTTTCCTGCATCTGATCGGCTACGACCACGAGAACGACGACGACGCCGAGGAGATGGAAGCGCTGGAGACGCAGATCCTGGCGCATCTCGGCATTCCCGATCCCTATGCAGACCGCCCGGGGACGAATTGA
- the trmB gene encoding tRNA (guanosine(46)-N7)-methyltransferase TrmB, with amino-acid sequence MSERKSVSERDDSERAFFGRRKGHKLRQHQAGLIDHLLPHLALDIASEAPANAGEIFDPAASEVRLEIGFGGGEHLAAEAQNFPATGFIGCEPYVNGMAKILAQIEAANIGNIRLFAGDAAELLAWLPQASLSRIDLIHPDPWPKRRHWKRRFVQDRTIAAMARVLKPGGEFRFVCDIDDYCAWTLSHLARSPDFEWLAERADDFRQPWAGYTMTRYGRKAAREGRKAAYLRFQRV; translated from the coding sequence ATGAGCGAACGCAAATCAGTTTCCGAGCGCGATGACAGCGAGCGCGCCTTCTTCGGGCGCCGCAAGGGCCACAAGCTCAGGCAGCACCAGGCCGGGCTGATCGATCATCTGCTGCCGCATCTTGCGCTCGACATCGCGAGCGAAGCGCCGGCGAATGCCGGCGAGATATTCGACCCCGCGGCGAGCGAGGTGCGGCTCGAGATCGGCTTCGGCGGCGGCGAGCATCTCGCGGCCGAGGCGCAAAACTTTCCCGCCACCGGCTTCATCGGCTGCGAGCCCTATGTCAACGGCATGGCAAAAATCCTCGCGCAGATCGAGGCGGCCAATATCGGCAACATCCGCCTGTTCGCGGGCGATGCCGCCGAGCTCTTGGCCTGGCTTCCGCAAGCCTCATTGTCGCGGATCGACCTGATCCATCCCGATCCCTGGCCGAAACGGCGGCACTGGAAGCGGCGCTTCGTGCAGGACAGGACCATTGCCGCAATGGCGCGCGTGCTGAAGCCTGGCGGCGAATTCCGCTTCGTCTGCGACATCGACGATTACTGCGCCTGGACGCTGTCGCATCTTGCGCGCTCTCCGGACTTCGAATGGCTTGCCGAACGCGCCGACGATTTCCGGCAGCCCTGGGCGGGCTACACCATGACGCGCTACGGCCGGAAAGCCGCGCGCGAAGGGCGCAAGGCGGCTTATCTGCGGTTTCAGCGAGTGTAG
- a CDS encoding DUF2336 domain-containing protein, which produces MTVATSLIPGLDDIVKRGDPRRRGEIARAISALFFRDAEKLGPELIDLFDNLLIDLVPHAELASRIDLAERFSRLGNAPPHLVNQLARENEIMVAGPVLRRSPVLDEAALVEIARLKSQSHLLAMTDRPTLPAVVTDVLVERGDRDVVRRAAGNAGAVFSPGSYSELIKRAAQDGVLTLKIGQRNDLSGEHLKELLDGTLDVIRRRLSSVVNPARQIEIKRAMAAIEEAALPPGPRRDFSAAQRTVLALHRDGHLGESALLGFAKAHKYEESIASLSAMSGVRLSMLDRLIAGDRYDPILILGRVLNLGWPTVRALILLWYGPHRTPADADVETARMNFTRLMPTTAERVVNFWRNRQTI; this is translated from the coding sequence ATGACCGTTGCCACGTCGCTGATCCCTGGACTGGACGATATCGTCAAACGCGGCGATCCGCGGCGTCGCGGCGAGATCGCGCGGGCCATCTCTGCATTGTTTTTCCGGGATGCCGAAAAACTCGGCCCCGAACTGATCGATCTGTTCGACAATCTCCTGATTGATCTCGTCCCGCATGCCGAGCTCGCCTCGCGCATCGATCTCGCCGAGCGCTTCTCGCGCCTCGGCAACGCGCCGCCGCATCTGGTGAACCAGCTCGCGCGCGAAAACGAGATTATGGTGGCGGGCCCTGTGCTGCGCCGCTCGCCCGTCCTCGACGAGGCCGCCCTGGTCGAGATCGCGCGGTTGAAGAGTCAGAGTCATTTGCTGGCGATGACGGATCGCCCCACCTTGCCGGCTGTCGTTACCGACGTGCTGGTCGAGCGCGGTGATCGCGACGTGGTGCGTCGCGCCGCTGGCAATGCCGGTGCGGTGTTCTCGCCCGGCAGCTATTCCGAGCTGATCAAGCGCGCCGCGCAGGACGGCGTGCTGACGCTCAAGATCGGTCAGCGCAACGATCTCTCGGGCGAGCACCTGAAGGAGCTTCTCGACGGTACGCTCGACGTCATCCGCCGTCGCCTCTCCAGCGTGGTCAATCCCGCGCGCCAGATCGAGATCAAGCGCGCGATGGCGGCCATCGAGGAGGCGGCGCTGCCGCCGGGGCCGCGCCGCGACTTCTCGGCGGCACAGCGCACGGTGCTGGCCCTGCATCGTGATGGCCATCTCGGCGAGAGCGCGCTGCTCGGTTTCGCCAAGGCGCACAAATACGAGGAATCGATCGCCTCGCTCTCGGCGATGTCCGGTGTCCGCCTTTCGATGCTCGACCGCCTGATCGCCGGTGATCGCTACGATCCGATTTTGATCCTGGGGCGCGTGCTCAATCTCGGCTGGCCCACGGTGCGCGCGCTCATCCTGCTCTGGTACGGGCCGCACCGCACCCCGGCCGATGCCGACGTCGAGACCGCGCGCATGAATTTCACGCGCCTGATGCCGACGACCGCCGAACGCGTCGTGAATTTCTGGCGCAACCGGCAGACGATCTGA
- the rimP gene encoding ribosome maturation factor RimP yields the protein MIEPNSGSTDAELLAEPRLVVEPGVAARVSAVAAPVLQGMGYRLVRIRISGEAGCTVQIMAERPDGSMQIEDCEAISRALSPVLDVADPIDRAYRLEISSPGIDRPLVRRSDFQRYAGHLVKIEMAVAHEGRKRFRGTLGAVEGDRVHLHRDDVKAGDDPDVLLTMEDIGEARLVLTDELIAESMRRGKAEAREMRRNLGLEPPPAPHAKISEKTTKNTKPKKKPAPTNTKKHRLAAERARRGEIEPDEGD from the coding sequence ATGATCGAACCGAACTCTGGTTCCACGGATGCCGAATTGCTGGCCGAGCCGCGGCTCGTGGTCGAGCCCGGCGTCGCGGCCCGGGTGTCCGCGGTTGCAGCGCCCGTGCTCCAGGGCATGGGCTATCGCCTGGTGCGGATCCGTATTTCCGGAGAGGCCGGCTGCACCGTGCAGATCATGGCCGAGCGGCCGGATGGCTCGATGCAGATCGAGGATTGCGAGGCGATCTCGCGGGCGCTGTCGCCTGTGCTCGACGTCGCCGACCCCATCGATCGCGCCTACCGGCTGGAAATCTCCTCGCCGGGGATCGACCGCCCCCTGGTGCGACGCTCCGATTTCCAGCGGTACGCTGGACATCTGGTGAAGATCGAGATGGCGGTGGCCCATGAGGGCCGGAAGCGGTTCCGCGGCACGCTCGGTGCTGTCGAAGGCGATCGCGTGCATCTGCATCGCGACGACGTCAAGGCGGGTGATGATCCCGACGTTCTCCTGACCATGGAGGATATCGGCGAGGCACGGCTGGTGCTGACCGACGAGCTGATCGCGGAATCGATGCGTCGTGGCAAGGCCGAGGCGCGCGAGATGCGCCGCAATCTCGGCCTCGAGCCGCCGCCGGCGCCGCACGCCAAGATCAGCGAGAAGACCACCAAGAACACCAAGCCGAAGAAGAAGCCGGCCCCGACCAATACGAAGAAACACCGCCTTGCCGCCGAACGCGCGCGGCGCGGCGAGATCGAGCCTGACGAAGGAGACTAG
- the nusA gene encoding transcription termination factor NusA, whose amino-acid sequence MAVSANRLELLQIADAVAREKSIDRGIVIAAMEDAIAKAARARYGSETDVHAEIDPKKGELRLSRHMLVVDKVENHSNQISLVDAQRANPGAQVGDTIADTLPPLEYGRIAAQSAKQVIVQKVREAERDRQYQEFKDRIGDIVNGVVKRVEYGSVIVDLGRGEAIIRRDEMLPREVFRNGDRVRAYIFDVRRETRGPQIFLSRTHPQFMAKLFAQEVPEIYDGIVEIKAVARDPGSRAKIGVISRDSSVDPVGACVGMRGSRVQAVVNELQGEKIDIIPWSPDIATFVVNALAPAEVSKVVIDEDRERIEVVVPDTNNQLSLAIGRRGQNVRLASQLTGWDIDILTEQEESERRQADFENSTRVFMESLNVDEVVGQLLASEGFTSVEELAMVDVKELASIEGFDEETAQELQNRAREYLEQLEAELEAKRKELGVEDALKDVPGVTSKMLVKFGENDIKTVDDLAGCATDDLVGWTERKEGGEPTKHAGALDGIDISRDDAEAMIMQARVKAGWITEADLAKPEEAEATEDQPA is encoded by the coding sequence ATGGCAGTCAGCGCCAATCGACTTGAATTGCTCCAGATCGCGGACGCCGTTGCGCGCGAGAAATCGATCGACCGCGGCATCGTCATCGCCGCGATGGAGGACGCCATCGCCAAAGCGGCACGGGCCCGTTATGGCAGCGAGACTGACGTTCACGCCGAGATCGACCCGAAGAAGGGCGAGCTGCGGCTGTCGCGCCACATGCTGGTGGTCGATAAGGTGGAAAACCATTCCAACCAGATCTCGCTGGTGGATGCGCAGCGCGCCAATCCCGGTGCCCAGGTCGGCGACACCATCGCCGACACGCTGCCGCCGCTGGAATATGGCCGCATCGCCGCGCAGTCGGCCAAGCAGGTGATCGTGCAGAAGGTGCGCGAGGCCGAGCGCGACCGGCAATATCAGGAATTCAAGGACCGCATCGGCGACATCGTCAACGGCGTCGTCAAGCGCGTCGAATATGGCAGCGTGATCGTCGATCTCGGCCGTGGTGAAGCCATCATCCGCCGCGACGAGATGCTGCCGCGCGAAGTGTTCCGCAACGGCGACCGTGTCCGCGCCTACATCTTCGACGTCCGCCGCGAGACGAGAGGCCCGCAGATCTTCCTCTCCCGCACCCATCCGCAGTTCATGGCAAAGCTGTTCGCGCAGGAAGTGCCGGAGATCTATGACGGCATCGTCGAGATCAAGGCGGTCGCCCGCGATCCTGGCTCGCGCGCGAAAATCGGCGTGATTTCCCGCGATTCCTCGGTCGATCCGGTCGGCGCCTGCGTCGGCATGCGCGGCTCGCGCGTGCAGGCGGTGGTGAACGAATTGCAGGGCGAGAAGATCGACATCATTCCCTGGTCGCCCGACATCGCGACCTTCGTGGTCAACGCGCTGGCGCCGGCGGAAGTCTCCAAGGTCGTCATCGACGAAGATCGCGAGCGCATCGAGGTCGTCGTCCCCGATACCAACAACCAGCTTTCGCTCGCGATCGGCCGCCGCGGCCAGAACGTGCGTCTGGCCTCGCAGCTCACCGGCTGGGACATCGACATCCTGACCGAGCAGGAGGAATCGGAGCGCCGCCAGGCGGACTTCGAGAACTCCACCCGCGTCTTCATGGAATCGCTCAACGTCGACGAAGTTGTCGGCCAGTTGCTGGCGTCCGAAGGCTTCACCTCGGTCGAGGAACTCGCGATGGTGGACGTCAAGGAACTCGCCAGCATCGAGGGTTTTGACGAGGAGACCGCGCAGGAGCTCCAGAACCGCGCCCGCGAATATCTCGAGCAGCTGGAAGCCGAGCTCGAGGCCAAGCGCAAGGAACTCGGCGTCGAGGACGCGCTCAAGGACGTGCCCGGCGTGACCTCGAAAATGCTGGTGAAGTTCGGCGAGAATGACATCAAGACCGTCGACGACCTCGCCGGCTGCGCCACCGACGATCTGGTCGGCTGGACCGAGCGCAAGGAAGGCGGCGAGCCGACCAAGCATGCTGGTGCGCTCGACGGCATCGACATCTCCCGTGACGATGCCGAAGCCATGATCATGCAGGCCCGCGTCAAGGCCGGCTGGATCACCGAGGCCGATCTTGCCAAGCCCGAAGAAGCCGAGGCGACCGAAGATCAGCCGGCTTAA
- the lnt gene encoding apolipoprotein N-acyltransferase: MSPLQRLRQIALAIILSWGWKRAVIAMAAGALSVLALAPFNLFPVLFVTFPVLVWLIDGAGGGRYGGVPAAALTGYWFGLGYFVPGLYWIGYAFFVEADVFAWLTPFAVLGLPAYLSIFTAIGFALARLLWTKNATRVLALAASLTISEWLRGHALTGFPWNAFGYALSEPLPLAQTASLIGLWGMTFLTVAIFASPATLFDRAPDRRLQWRAPAAAIALLIVMGIFGAIRLSLHPTTMVAGAKLRLMQPNLQQDAKFNYAAKAEVMKKYLALSDRASGPQSTGVRDATILIWPESAFPFFLTREADAMAEIADLLPKGTVLITGSVRAPDLPRGTPITRAYNSIYVIDHDGSVLAVYDKLHLVPFGEFLPYQGLMEKLGFEQLTRVRGGFIPGTVRHALPVASAPPALPLICYEAIFPGEVGGRSERPGWIVNLTNDGWFGISTGPYQHLEQARMRAIELGLPLVRSANTGISAVIDPVGRTIVSLGLGIEGILDAGLPAAIPATIYARVGDVPAAMLVALAVIVAVRRRVAKRHL; the protein is encoded by the coding sequence GTGAGCCCGCTCCAGCGACTTCGGCAGATTGCGCTTGCCATTATCCTCAGCTGGGGATGGAAGCGCGCCGTCATCGCCATGGCGGCCGGGGCGCTGTCGGTGCTGGCGCTGGCGCCGTTCAATCTCTTCCCGGTGCTGTTCGTCACCTTCCCGGTGCTGGTCTGGCTGATCGACGGCGCCGGCGGCGGACGATATGGCGGCGTGCCTGCCGCGGCGCTGACCGGCTACTGGTTCGGGCTCGGCTATTTCGTGCCCGGCCTCTACTGGATCGGCTACGCGTTCTTCGTCGAGGCCGACGTGTTCGCCTGGCTGACACCGTTCGCCGTGCTGGGCTTGCCGGCCTATCTCTCGATCTTCACGGCAATCGGCTTTGCGCTGGCGCGCCTGCTCTGGACCAAGAACGCCACGCGCGTGCTGGCGCTCGCAGCAAGCCTCACCATCAGCGAATGGCTGCGCGGCCACGCGCTGACCGGCTTTCCCTGGAACGCGTTCGGCTACGCGCTGTCCGAGCCGCTGCCGCTGGCGCAGACGGCATCGCTGATCGGCCTGTGGGGCATGACGTTCCTGACGGTCGCGATCTTCGCGAGCCCCGCGACGCTATTCGATCGCGCGCCCGATCGCCGCCTGCAATGGCGCGCGCCGGCCGCCGCAATTGCGCTTCTGATCGTCATGGGCATCTTCGGCGCGATCCGCCTGTCGCTGCATCCGACCACGATGGTCGCGGGCGCCAAGCTGCGCCTGATGCAGCCGAACCTCCAGCAGGACGCGAAATTCAACTACGCCGCCAAAGCGGAGGTGATGAAGAAATATTTGGCGCTGTCCGACCGCGCCTCCGGCCCGCAATCGACCGGCGTGCGCGATGCCACCATCCTGATCTGGCCGGAATCCGCCTTCCCGTTCTTCCTGACTCGCGAAGCCGACGCGATGGCTGAGATCGCCGACCTTCTGCCGAAGGGCACGGTGCTGATCACGGGTTCGGTCCGCGCGCCCGACCTGCCGCGGGGCACGCCGATCACGCGTGCCTATAACTCGATCTACGTGATCGACCACGACGGCAGCGTGCTCGCTGTGTACGACAAGCTGCATTTGGTGCCGTTCGGCGAATTTCTTCCCTACCAGGGGCTGATGGAGAAGCTCGGTTTCGAGCAGCTGACGCGCGTGCGCGGCGGCTTCATTCCCGGCACCGTGCGCCATGCGCTGCCGGTCGCCAGCGCGCCGCCCGCGCTGCCGCTGATCTGTTACGAAGCCATCTTTCCCGGCGAGGTGGGCGGACGCAGCGAACGTCCGGGCTGGATCGTGAACCTCACCAATGACGGCTGGTTCGGCATCTCGACCGGTCCCTATCAGCATCTGGAGCAGGCGCGGATGCGCGCGATCGAGCTCGGCTTGCCGCTGGTCCGCTCCGCCAATACAGGCATCTCCGCAGTGATCGATCCGGTGGGGCGCACCATCGTCAGTCTCGGCCTCGGAATCGAGGGCATTTTGGATGCAGGTCTGCCCGCCGCGATCCCGGCGACGATCTATGCGCGGGTGGGCGACGTGCCCGCAGCCATGCTCGTCGCGCTCGCCGTGATTGTGGCGGTCCGCCGACGTGTCGCCAAACGGCACCTCTGA
- a CDS encoding RNA-binding protein codes for MLASTDSELDHGPRTEKSATMRMCAVSREVRPIDELIRFVVSPQGDIVPDLKRKLPGRGMWITASRQVVAEAVRRHQFSKAFKRDLRTPQTLPADIETLLVRSVTEALGIAAKAGQVVAGFGKVENALREGTVEVLIHASDGAADGIRKLDMLARQNAGNRGATPPIPVITALKSIELDLALTRSNVIHAALLAGPASRSFLSRSQMLVRYRMADDDKTAEKHGQDF; via the coding sequence ATGCTCGCCAGCACTGACAGCGAACTCGACCATGGGCCGCGGACCGAAAAGTCCGCGACCATGCGGATGTGCGCGGTCAGCCGCGAGGTCCGGCCGATCGACGAGCTGATCCGCTTCGTCGTATCGCCCCAAGGCGACATAGTTCCCGATCTCAAGCGCAAGCTGCCCGGACGTGGCATGTGGATCACCGCCTCACGGCAGGTGGTTGCGGAAGCCGTGCGGCGTCACCAATTTAGCAAGGCCTTCAAGCGCGACCTGCGCACCCCCCAGACGCTTCCCGCCGACATCGAGACGCTTCTGGTTCGGAGCGTGACGGAAGCCCTTGGGATCGCCGCCAAGGCGGGCCAGGTCGTGGCTGGCTTCGGCAAGGTCGAGAACGCCCTTCGGGAAGGCACGGTCGAGGTCCTGATCCATGCCAGCGACGGGGCCGCGGACGGAATCCGCAAATTGGACATGCTGGCGCGTCAAAATGCCGGAAATCGCGGCGCCACGCCGCCGATTCCCGTCATCACCGCGCTGAAATCGATAGAATTGGATTTGGCACTGACCCGGTCAAATGTGATACATGCTGCGCTGCTCGCGGGCCCGGCGAGCAGGTCATTCCTGTCACGTAGCCAGATGCTGGTCCGATACCGGATGGCGGACGATGACAAGACGGCCGAAAAGCACGGCCAGGATTTCTGA
- a CDS encoding PhoH family protein codes for MQVPPETQVVIDFDDNRAASALVGPYGQHLAQIERRLGVIVDSKGNHITIGGTRDGCDAARRVLEMLYAQAVKGQDLDQGEVEGAIRAVIAQGSLFEFDAKSAKSTFDSINLRKRPVRARTAAQDSYIRALKRHELVFGIGPAGTGKTWLAVAYAAQLFERKEVDKIILSRPAVEAGERLGFLPGDLREKVDPYLRPIYDALYDLMDARIVERALQTGEIEIAPLAFMRGRTLTNAAIILDEAQNTTSMQMKMFLTRLGENSRMIVTGDPSQIDLPNGQTSGLAEATRLLNGVEGIAQVHFKAEDVIRHELVARIVAAYEGSPQRPATGQS; via the coding sequence ATGCAAGTACCGCCCGAGACCCAGGTCGTCATCGATTTCGACGACAACCGTGCCGCTTCCGCGCTGGTCGGCCCGTACGGCCAGCATCTCGCGCAGATCGAGCGGCGGCTCGGCGTGATCGTCGACTCCAAGGGTAACCACATCACCATCGGCGGCACGCGCGACGGCTGCGACGCCGCACGCCGCGTGCTGGAGATGCTCTACGCGCAAGCCGTGAAGGGACAGGATCTCGACCAGGGCGAGGTCGAGGGCGCGATCCGCGCCGTGATCGCCCAGGGCTCGCTGTTCGAGTTCGACGCCAAATCGGCCAAATCGACCTTCGACAGCATCAATTTGCGCAAGCGCCCGGTGCGCGCGCGCACGGCCGCGCAAGATTCCTACATCCGCGCGCTGAAGCGCCACGAGCTGGTGTTCGGCATCGGTCCCGCCGGCACCGGCAAGACCTGGCTCGCGGTCGCGTATGCCGCGCAGCTGTTCGAGCGCAAGGAGGTCGACAAGATCATCCTATCCCGTCCGGCGGTGGAAGCCGGCGAGCGGCTCGGCTTTTTGCCCGGCGATCTCCGCGAGAAGGTCGATCCCTATCTGCGCCCGATCTACGACGCGCTCTACGATCTCATGGACGCGCGCATCGTCGAGCGGGCGCTCCAGACCGGCGAGATCGAGATCGCGCCGCTCGCCTTCATGCGCGGCCGCACGCTCACCAACGCCGCCATCATCCTGGACGAGGCGCAGAACACCACGTCGATGCAGATGAAGATGTTCCTGACCCGCCTCGGCGAGAACAGTCGCATGATCGTCACAGGCGATCCCTCGCAGATCGACCTGCCGAACGGCCAGACCTCGGGTCTGGCGGAAGCAACCCGGCTCCTGAACGGCGTCGAGGGGATTGCGCAAGTGCATTTCAAAGCCGAGGACGTGATCCGCCACGAGCTCGTGGCGCGGATCGTCGCCGCTTACGAAGGGTCGCCGCAGCGGCCGGCCACCGGTCAATCCTGA
- a CDS encoding hemolysin family protein, whose product MPDSDPIQDNPRNTRNLPAVVTQGEVMRPTAEGWLLRAIRTLFGWKAGSVRDDLQVVLDASTPDDTGFSAVERTMLRNILGLHERRIADVMVHRADIVAVKRDIPLGELMDRFESAGHSRLVVYNETLDDPVGIVHIRDLLAFMTARARVSEATKTKRKKPLPAGLDLRAVDLALPLHEARIIRKLLYVPPSMRAIDLLAQMQATRIHLALVVDEYGGSDGLVSLEDIVEQIVGEIDDEHDSDEPPSIVRLPDNAFIADARASLDDVRSVIGEDFVTGEAGEEVETLGGYLVSFVGRLPVRGEVISGPGTYEVEVLDADPRRVKRLRISTRKERPAPRTQRESRRREAAPESGQPPASDTPTPPPSDGAGPQ is encoded by the coding sequence ATGCCGGATTCCGATCCAATCCAGGACAACCCGCGCAACACGCGCAATCTGCCCGCCGTCGTGACCCAAGGCGAGGTGATGCGCCCGACCGCGGAAGGCTGGCTCTTGCGCGCCATCCGGACGCTGTTCGGCTGGAAGGCGGGATCGGTGCGTGACGACCTCCAGGTCGTGCTCGACGCGTCGACGCCTGACGACACCGGTTTCTCCGCGGTCGAGCGCACCATGCTGCGCAACATCCTCGGCCTGCATGAGCGCCGCATCGCCGACGTCATGGTCCATCGCGCCGACATCGTCGCGGTGAAGCGCGACATCCCGCTCGGCGAATTGATGGACCGCTTCGAGAGCGCCGGCCATTCGCGGCTCGTCGTCTACAACGAGACGCTGGACGATCCCGTCGGCATCGTCCACATCCGCGACCTGCTCGCCTTCATGACCGCGCGTGCGCGCGTGTCGGAGGCCACCAAGACCAAGCGCAAGAAGCCGCTGCCGGCCGGGCTCGATTTGCGCGCCGTCGATCTCGCGCTGCCGCTTCACGAGGCGCGCATCATCCGCAAGCTGCTCTACGTGCCGCCGTCGATGCGGGCGATCGACCTGCTCGCGCAGATGCAGGCCACGCGCATCCACCTCGCGCTGGTTGTCGACGAATATGGCGGCAGCGACGGGCTGGTCTCGCTCGAGGACATCGTCGAGCAGATCGTCGGCGAGATCGACGACGAGCACGACAGCGACGAGCCGCCCTCGATCGTGCGCCTGCCCGACAACGCCTTCATCGCCGACGCCCGTGCCAGCCTCGACGACGTCCGCTCGGTGATCGGCGAGGATTTCGTCACCGGCGAGGCCGGCGAGGAGGTGGAGACGCTGGGCGGCTATCTCGTCAGCTTCGTCGGGCGCCTGCCGGTGCGCGGCGAGGTGATCTCGGGCCCCGGCACTTACGAGGTCGAGGTGCTCGACGCTGATCCGCGTCGCGTCAAGCGGCTGCGCATCTCCACGCGGAAGGAGCGTCCCGCGCCTCGCACCCAGCGCGAGAGCCGCCGCCGCGAAGCTGCGCCGGAGAGCGGTCAACCGCCGGCCAGTGACACGCCGACCCCGCCGCCGAGCGACGGGGCCGGTCCGCAGTGA
- a CDS encoding helix-turn-helix domain-containing protein, with protein MSKAPNPVDKYVGSRVRMRRIMLGMSQEKLGEALGLTFQQIQKYEKGTNRVGASRIQQIAEILQVPVSFLFEGGPSGVPGPEGFSEGASPSYVSDFLATSEGLALTKAFTRITDSKMRRSIVDLVEQIAAREGPDKR; from the coding sequence ATGTCGAAAGCGCCCAACCCTGTTGACAAATATGTCGGCAGTCGCGTGCGTATGCGCCGCATCATGTTGGGCATGAGCCAGGAAAAGCTCGGTGAAGCTTTGGGCCTGACTTTCCAGCAGATCCAGAAATACGAGAAGGGCACCAACCGGGTCGGCGCGAGCCGCATCCAGCAGATCGCCGAGATTCTCCAGGTGCCGGTGTCGTTCCTGTTCGAGGGCGGGCCGAGCGGTGTGCCGGGCCCGGAAGGCTTCAGCGAAGGCGCCTCGCCCTCTTACGTCTCGGATTTCCTCGCGACATCGGAGGGACTCGCCTTGACCAAGGCGTTCACCCGAATCACCGATTCCAAGATGCGCCGCTCCATCGTCGATCTCGTCGAGCAGATCGCCGCCCGCGAAGGCCCCGACAAGCGCTGA